Part of the Wolbachia endosymbiont of Diaphorina citri genome is shown below.
TCATGTTCTGCGGGGGCAGCGATTGCAGTTTGTGCAGCATCAGCGACCGTTAGTCTAGCGTTAGGTGCAATGTTGGGTTATGTGATTGTAGAAGTAAAAAAGGAGAAAGCAAACAAAGGTATAGCTTCTGCGCTTAAAGATGTTTTCACTATTCAAGCTCTAAGTAGAATAGCCTTATAGAGAGTGAAAGTAGGTTTATTGCTTAAGGTTGCATGATTGCCTTAATAACAATAAAAAAATAATAGAAGCAAAAGATATGGCTTGAAAATTTTCTAAGGTCTTCACTAAAAATGTCTCAACTTGACACTGAAATACAATTTGATTTAATTAATTCATATATGTAGGTAACGTCAAGCACTAGAAGGAGGAAATATGGATAAAAAAATTAGGATAGAATCAGATAGCTTAGGAGAAGTAAAAGTACCAAGTGAACGTTACTGGGGAGCTCAGACTCAGCGTTCTTTGGAAAATTTCAAAATTGGTACAGAGAAAATGCCAGAGCCCCTGATTAAAGCGCTAGCAATAGTAAAACTTGCAGCAGCACGTGTTAACATGAAACAGGGTAGCATAGATAATAGAGTAGGGGATGCAATCTGCACAGCGGCACAGGAGGTAATAGACGGTAAATTTAATAATCAATTTCCGCTTGTTGTTTGGCAAACCGGTTCTGGAACGCAGACCAATATGAATGTGAATGAAGTGATCAGCAATCGTGCAATAGAAATTTTGGGCGGTGATTTAGGTAGTAAGTCTCCAGTGCATCCAAATGATCATGTAAACTGTGGTCAGTCATCAAATGACACTTTTCCAACAGCAATGCATATAGCAGTAGCAGAGCAAATAAACCGCTTGCTTATTCCCAATCTTGAAGAATTATATAAAGCGCTAAATAATAAGGTTCATGAATTTAAAGATATAATAAAAGTAGGGCGTACTCATCTGCAAGATGCAACTCCTCTAACACTTGGGCAGGAATTTTCTGGCTATGCAGTTCAGATTAAAAAGGGAATAGAGAGAGTAAAGTCAACTCTAAGCAATGTATATGAACTTGCACAAGGTGGCACCGCGGTTGGCACGGGAATCAATACTAAAAAGGGTTTTGCTGAGGATTTTGCTAAAGAAGTGGCAAAAATCACTAATTTTCCATTTATTTCAGCAAAAAATAAGTTTGAAGCACTAGCAGCAAATGATGCTTTAGTTGAGCTCAGTGGAGCACTCAATACAGTAGCAGTAAGCTTGATGAAAATTGCAAATGATATAAGGCTACTTGGTTCTGGTCCAAGATGCGGAATTGGAGAAATAATGTTACCAGAAAATGAGCCTGGCTCTTCAATCATGCCGGGTAAGGTGAATCCAACTCAATGCGAAGCAGTGACTATGGTATGTGCTCAAGTTATGGGAAATCATGTTGCCGTGACAATTGGTGGCTCAAATGGTCATTTTGAATTGAACGTGTTTAAGCCGGTGATAATTTACAATGTTTTGCAGTCTATAAGACTTTTAGCTGATGCAAGTTTAAATTTTGCAGAGAAATGTGTAGTTGATATTAAAGCAAACGAAGAAAGAATAAAGGATTTACTAAATCAGTCGTTAATGCTAGTTACTATATTAAATACGCATATAGGATATGACAATGCAGCAAAAATAGCGAAGCTTGCTTATAAAGAAAATATCACTCTAAAAGAAGCAGCAGCAAAACTTCAACTGCTCACTGAGGAGGAGTTTGAAAGGATAGTGAAACCAGAGGAGATGGTAGGTTAAACTACCACCTTTTTTTTGTCCCTAGTTAATTGTGGTAATATGTATGGAATTTTGCTGGTTGCTCTACATATACCTCTTCTAAATCACTTAGAGCGTGGTCATTGCGATTAAAGCCATATCTTTTAACCATCTCATCTAGCGTAACAGAGCTTAGAGAGAAACTGAACTCTGGCAATGGATTCACATTTGAGGATTGCAGACTAGTTAATGGCTCTCCGACATTTATTTGAGA
Proteins encoded:
- the fumC gene encoding class II fumarate hydratase; this translates as MDKKIRIESDSLGEVKVPSERYWGAQTQRSLENFKIGTEKMPEPLIKALAIVKLAAARVNMKQGSIDNRVGDAICTAAQEVIDGKFNNQFPLVVWQTGSGTQTNMNVNEVISNRAIEILGGDLGSKSPVHPNDHVNCGQSSNDTFPTAMHIAVAEQINRLLIPNLEELYKALNNKVHEFKDIIKVGRTHLQDATPLTLGQEFSGYAVQIKKGIERVKSTLSNVYELAQGGTAVGTGINTKKGFAEDFAKEVAKITNFPFISAKNKFEALAANDALVELSGALNTVAVSLMKIANDIRLLGSGPRCGIGEIMLPENEPGSSIMPGKVNPTQCEAVTMVCAQVMGNHVAVTIGGSNGHFELNVFKPVIIYNVLQSIRLLADASLNFAEKCVVDIKANEERIKDLLNQSLMLVTILNTHIGYDNAAKIAKLAYKENITLKEAAAKLQLLTEEEFERIVKPEEMVG